A genome region from Eremothecium cymbalariae DBVPG#7215 chromosome 4, complete sequence includes the following:
- the GCN4 gene encoding amino acid starvation-responsive transcription factor GCN4 (similar to Ashbya gossypii ADL012C), whose translation MSADTSATSKISGSSLFDASAFESFGLHGCGHSMIGATPAEQHEALQHGRVSGSASSVSSSSSVLLGELVFDKFTSADSMGQQELLVKSEQETPPLFSGDANTVELSSHVVESFFESSSDSTPLLGLDGVDHSSNHKEWSSLFDDDIPVTIEDVAEAQSVMTSVEVDMNTGFLPTPVIENMDLSDDENILALSSSALAGAGGASAPKKGSVVSKKSSLKKRASSSSGSVKYDHLGVISYNRKQRAGSLTPVVPESDDPVALKRARNTEAARRSRARKLERMNQLEERVEELLQRNIQLEDEVGRLKELLKNQS comes from the coding sequence ATGTCAGCGGATACCAGTGCCACGAGCAAGATTAGTGGTTCGTCGTTGTTTGATGCAAGTGCGTTTGAGTCGTTTGGGTTGCACGGCTGTGGCCATTCGATGATTGGTGCTACGCCTGCGGAGCAGCACGAGGCTTTGCAGCATGGGCGGGTGTCTGGCAGCGCTTCGTCGGTTTCGTCTTCGTCGTCTGTTTTGTTGGGGGAGCTTGTTTTTGACAAGTTTACCTCCGCGGACAGTATGGGCCAGCAGGAGTTACTGGTAAAGTCGGAGCAGGAGACGCCGCCGTTGTTCTCCGGCGACGCCAACACTGTGGAGCTCAGCTCGCATGTGGTAGAGAGTTTCTTTGAGTCGAGTTCTGATTCGACTCCTCTGCTAGGGTTGGACGGAGTCGACCACAGCAGCAATCACAAGGAGTGGTCGTCTTTGTTTGACGACGATATACCCGTGACAATAGAGGATGTGGCCGAGGCGCAGAGTGTGATGACGAGCGTTGAGGTGGATATGAACACTGGTTTTTTGCCTACTCCTGTGATTGAGAATATGGATCTCAGcgatgatgaaaatatcttGGCACTGTCGTCGTCGGCTCTGGCTGGTGCAGGAGGGGCGTCAGCTCCAAAAAAGGGCAGCGTGGTGTCAAAGAAAAGCTCATTGAAAAAGAGAGCATCATCGTCTTCTGGCTCGGTAAAGTACGACCATTTGGGCGTCATCAGCTACAATCGCAAGCAGCGTGCGGGTTCGTTGACCCCCGTTGTTCCCGAATCCGATGATCCAGTGGCTTTGAAGCGCGCCAGAAACACGGAAGCTGCAAGACGTTCGAGGGCCAGAAAGCTTGAGCGGATGAACCAGTTAGAGGAGAGAGTTGAAGAACTACTTCAGAGAAATATACAATTGGAGGATGAAGTTGGAAGATTGAAGGAGTTGCTGAAAAACCAGTCCTAG
- the URM1 gene encoding ubiquitin-related modifier URM1 (similar to Ashbya gossypii ADL014W) codes for MVTVQVEFLGGLDVIFNKQRQYKVTVEREDMYDVDVGYLIDYIVENMLENPKDKDVFIEHDTIRPGILTLINDTDWELEGQKEYVLEDGDVVSFTSTLHGG; via the coding sequence ATGGTTACAGTTCAAGTGGAGTTTTTAGGTGGTTTGGATGTTATATTTAACAAGCAAAGACAATACAAGGTAACGGTCGAGCGGGAGGACATGTACGATGTGGATGTTGGGTATCTCATTGACTATATTGTAGAGAACATGCTTGAGAATCCAAAGGATAAAGATGTTTTCATTGAGCATGATACTATCAGACCGGGAATTCTTACACTTATTAACGATACTGATTGGGAGTTAGAAGGACAGAAAGAATATGTGTTGGAGGATGGAGATGTAGTGTCATTTACTTCTACGTTACATGGTGGTTAA
- the FIG1 gene encoding Fig1p (similar to Ashbya gossypii ACL175W) yields MFGMAWFIIKRMPRILALMLNFISIFLMVFLLIGCYNEEQQTTFLTRFQFNKESPMYSIIENTFKGKTETEGLENIRVKAGYLGICVSNLPQAYSRDPVLCFGRKNVTASPLYEHLNIKIFNIPSRENATQPDTTNLNILDLAHLSIADVIHPYILMLNVILCILMFFLTLYTAVPKLPFKRALNSALLIISPILVVLLSFGSMWSHVAISASKAFIPKASMNIIKIHKGRKSSSMVWFSFIFILLNCIIIWAIYFRDRKSPEEETSEQREYNKYSNSEYGRYNGDRSTTSTKY; encoded by the coding sequence ATGTTCGGAATGGCTtggtttattattaaaaggATGCCAAGAATTCTTGCATTAATGCTAAACTTTATTTCAATATTCTTGatggtatttttattaattggGTGTTACAATGAAGAACAACAGACAACCTTCCTGACTCGTTTCCAATTCAACAAAGAATCACCAATGTATTCCATCATTGAAAATACATTCAAGGGAAAAACGGAGACTGAAGGATTAGAGAATATTAGGGTCAAAGCAGGATACTTGGGAATCTGTGTCAGCAATTTGCCTCAAGCTTATTCGCGTGATCCTGTACTGTGTTTTGGACGTAAGAACGTTACAGCCTCTCCACTATACGAACACTTGAACAttaaaatcttcaacatccCATCAAGAGAAAACGCTACACAACCTGATACCACgaatttaaatattttagattTGGCCCATCTTTCTATTGCCGATGTCATTCatccatatatattgatgCTCAACGTCATTCTCTGCATATTAATGTTCTTCTTAACACTCTATACTGCAGTTCCAAAATTGCCATTTAAGAGGGCCCTAAATTCTGCACTTTTGATTATCAGTCCAATTTTAGTCGTGTTACTTTCATTTGGCTCGATGTGGAGCCATGTAGCAATAAGCGCCAGTAAGGCTTTCATTCCAAAGGCAAGTATGAacataataaaaattcataaaggaagaaaatcatcttcaatggTCTGGTTCagcttcatcttcatccttctAAACTGTATTATCATATGGGCAATATACTTCCGTGATAGAAAAAGCCCTGAAGAGGAAACATCAGAGCAACGTGAGTAtaacaaatattccaaTAGCGAATATGGTAGATATAACGGTGACAGGTCCACCACAAGTACAAAATATTGA
- the ATP3 gene encoding F1F0 ATP synthase subunit gamma (similar to Ashbya gossypii ACL176W), with protein sequence MFFNSRAPMAIRNVQRNYATLREIETRLKSIKNIEKITKTMKVVASTRLSKAERAKKSARKYSQTDSEFYKNAETTLQESSEPKDLLIAITSDKGLCGSIHSQLAKSVRAQLSETPDADVVTIGDKVRNQLVRSHAQNLKLSFNGVGKEAPTFEESSLIADKILQNGVDKYSRIMVFYNSPISSLSFEPSKKPVYNAETIEQSPALSKYEVDSDAEVSQDLFEFTLANQILSAMADGYSAEISARRNAMDNASKNAGDMINKYSILYNRTRQAVITNELVDIITGASSLD encoded by the coding sequence ATGTTCTTTAATTCCAGAGCCCCCATGGCTATTCGCAATGTTCAAAGAAACTACGCCACTTTGAGGGAAATCGAAACCAGATTGAAATCTATTAAAAACATTGAAAAGATCACCAAGACGATGAAGGTTGTGGCTTCTACAAGATTGTCCAAGGCGGAAAGAGCAAAAAAGAGTGCCAGAAAGTACTCCCAAACCGATTCGGAATTTTACAAGAATGCTGAAACTACTCTACAGGAAAGCAGTGAACCAAAGGACTTACTCATCGCTATTACCTCTGACAAAGGTTTATGTGGTTCCATTCATTCCCAATTGGCAAAGAGTGTCAGAGCTCAGTTATCTGAGACGCCAGATGCAGATGTCGTTACAATTGGGGACAAGGTCAGGAATCAGCTTGTGAGATCCCATGCtcaaaatttgaagttgtCGTTCAATGGTGTAGGTAAGGAAGCTCCAACGTTTGAGGAGTCTTCTTTGATTGCCGACAAGATATTGCAAAACGGTGTTGATAAGTATTCTAGAATTATGGTTTTCTATAACTCTCCAATTTCCTCTTTGTCCTTTGAGCCATCTAAAAAGCCTGTCTATAACGCTGAAACAATCGAGCAATCTCCTGCTCTTTCCAAATATGAGGTCGATTCCGATGCTGAAGTCTCACAAgatttatttgaattcaCGTTGGCGAACCAAATTTTGTCAGCTATGGCTGATGGTTACTCTGCGGAGATTTCTGCAAGGAGAAATGCAATGGACAATGCCTCCAAGAATGCTGGTGATATGATTAACAAATACTCTATTCTATACAACAGAACCAGACAAGCTGTTATTACTAACGAGTTGGTTGATATCATTACTGGTGCATCATCTTTGGATTAG
- the NAS2 gene encoding Nas2p (similar to Ashbya gossypii ADL013C) — translation MVKNEFDVVADDLDRLTLDPKLHSLIASYATLEPSDLFALKQAIEEELLRLFHMLQDQHKCDLTSPLITPEGFPRSDVDVLQIRLLRRNINMLRNDLKMVIERCEIVLPRQLQQQQQEQQETPRSKSKIPEATIPFAVVTEVTPNSPSSLAGILSGDKIVTISNIHAGNHQKLAAVGPVVKKHERHKLPLRVLRTDGSFHDLILVPSKWAGPGLLGCRLSEL, via the coding sequence ATGGTGAAGAATGAGTTTGATGTTGTAGCAGACGATCTCGACAGACTTACACTTGACCCGAAACTCCATTCTCTCATCGCTTCCTATGCTACCCTTGAGCCTTCTGACTTATTTGCTCTAAAACAGGCGATAGAAGAGGAGCTGCTTCGCCTGTTTCATATGCTGCAAGATCAACACAAGTGTGATCTTACAAGCCCGTTAATCACTCCAGAAGGATTCCCTCGTTCGGATGTCGATGTTCTTCAGATACGTTTACTCAGACGTAATATCAATATGCTTCGTAACGACCTAAAGATGGTTATTGAACGTTGCGAGATCGTGTTGCCTCGACAacttcagcagcagcagcaggagcagcAAGAAACACCCAGAAGcaaatcaaaaataccAGAAGCAACAATTCCATTTGCAGTTGTCACAGAAGTAACCCCCAACAGCCCATCATCCTTGGCAGGAATCTTAAGCGGTGACAAGATTGTAACCATTTCAAATATCCACGCAGGTAACCATCAGAAATTGGCTGCGGTAGGCCCAGTCGTGAAAAAGCATGAGCGCCACAAGCTTCCACTAAGAGTGCTTAGAACTGATGGCTCCTTCCATGACCTCATTTTAGTGCCGTCAAAGTGGGCCGGGCCTGGTTTACTAGGCTGCAGGCTCTCTGAACTCTAA